DNA from Calditrichota bacterium:
GTGGAAGTGAACGGCACAGAGTACGATGTTGAAATTATTGAGGAACCGAGACAGCGAAAGACGCCGCAACTGGTCAGGCCTAAAGCCATTCCGCAAAAACCTGAACGAAGCCCATCAAAAACGCAGGCGCCAACAAGACCCACGGGAACGGGTAGCATAAAAGCTCCCCTGCCAGGACTCGTTTTGGAGGTTCTCGTGAAAGAAGGCGATCAGGTGGAGGCAGGACAGATTTTGATGAAAATGGAAGCGATGAAAATGGAGAACAATATCCAATCCACGCGGTCGGGAACGGTGCAGTCGATTAAAGTGAAACCAGGAGATTCAGTGTTGGAAGGTGATGTGCTTT
Protein-coding regions in this window:
- a CDS encoding biotin/lipoyl-binding protein; the encoded protein is MKKYKYSINGSPYEVKIKKLTGDHAVVEVNGTEYDVEIIEEPRQRKTPQLVRPKAIPQKPERSPSKTQAPTRPTGTGSIKAPLPGLVLEVLVKEGDQVEAGQILMKMEAMKMENNIQSTRSGTVQSIKVKPGDSVLEGDVLLEIGG